The following proteins are encoded in a genomic region of Sorangiineae bacterium MSr12523:
- a CDS encoding ABC transporter permease: MLGYHLKMVVRSLRRSPGYALLVMAGVALGVAVATMFSTVRHTYAKDPVPSKSSVLYYVRLNSWDPVVPHEDGIPPMITYMDAMAIVKSNIPVRQSPMLPSELIVSRDDDRSHPKRESARLCFGDFFAMFNVPFKYGAAWDRKADDGLEPVVVLNQEINERLFGGSNSVGKHLFIEGRTFRVVGVLDRWSPTIRAYDLTVVDKATAPPESIYMPFHFLRPMQLRSSGAYHGWKVEPAPGYEGVLASETCWFQMWVELATKKDVDSYKRFLDDYAMGQRKVGRFLARMDNRVTPLLHWMMERQGIPPETDAMTLVAVLFFVVCSMNLMGVLMAKFLARAPQLGVQRALGASKRDIFFQLVLECEIIALAGGIVGVVLAALALIGVNHYAEDIFYRNDLFQIDWSMLWFAIISSLVAGLIAGVYPAYRICRVPPSAYLRLQ; encoded by the coding sequence GTGCTCGGGTATCACCTCAAAATGGTGGTTCGCAGCCTGCGCCGCAGCCCGGGTTACGCGCTGCTCGTCATGGCGGGCGTCGCGCTCGGCGTTGCCGTGGCCACCATGTTCTCCACCGTGCGGCACACGTACGCCAAGGACCCGGTGCCGTCGAAATCGAGCGTGCTCTATTACGTGCGGCTCAATTCCTGGGATCCCGTCGTCCCGCACGAAGACGGGATCCCGCCGATGATCACGTACATGGACGCGATGGCCATCGTGAAGTCGAACATTCCCGTTCGACAGTCGCCCATGCTTCCGTCGGAGCTCATCGTCTCCCGCGACGACGATCGCAGCCATCCGAAGCGCGAGTCGGCGCGTTTGTGCTTTGGCGATTTCTTCGCCATGTTCAACGTGCCCTTCAAATATGGCGCGGCCTGGGACCGCAAGGCCGACGATGGGCTCGAACCCGTGGTCGTCTTGAACCAGGAAATCAACGAGCGCCTTTTTGGAGGTAGCAACAGCGTTGGAAAGCACTTGTTCATCGAGGGGCGTACCTTCCGTGTCGTCGGCGTCTTGGATCGATGGTCACCCACCATCCGCGCCTACGATCTGACGGTGGTCGACAAGGCCACGGCGCCACCCGAGTCCATCTACATGCCGTTCCACTTCCTGCGTCCGATGCAGCTGCGAAGCTCGGGGGCGTACCACGGGTGGAAAGTCGAACCGGCACCCGGTTACGAAGGCGTCCTCGCCTCGGAAACCTGTTGGTTCCAAATGTGGGTCGAGCTTGCGACCAAAAAGGACGTCGACTCGTACAAGCGATTCCTCGACGACTACGCCATGGGGCAGCGTAAGGTCGGCCGCTTTCTCGCGCGCATGGACAATCGCGTGACGCCGCTCCTCCATTGGATGATGGAACGGCAGGGGATACCGCCCGAAACGGACGCGATGACGCTCGTCGCGGTCCTTTTCTTCGTCGTGTGCTCGATGAACTTGATGGGCGTGCTCATGGCAAAGTTTCTCGCCCGGGCACCGCAGCTCGGTGTGCAGCGCGCGTTGGGGGCCAGCAAACGCGACATCTTCTTTCAGCTCGTCCTGGAGTGCGAAATCATCGCCCTTGCAGGAGGCATCGTCGGCGTCGTGCTGGCGGCCCTCGCGCTCATTGGGGTCAACCATTATGCGGAGGACATTTTCTATCGAAACGATCTCTTTCAGATCGACTGGTCGATGTTGTGGTTTGCCATCATCAGCTCCCTCGTCGCCGGATTGATCGCGGGGGTGTATCCCGCCTACCGCATCTGCCGCGTACCACCGTCCGCCTACCTTCGGCTGCAGTGA
- a CDS encoding ABC transporter permease, translating to MDIDVGPIFRAMLRHKVKFGLIVVEIALTVAIMANSASMILQARRDLRIPSGFDDENLVSVVGRPLDRTLTDQTRINEMLREDREKIRTMPGVRALVNTYMTPWSSYGLNTSLVQAEGGSGEFIRVQMYPTDEGLLDTLQVSLIEGRMFTPEEIDESTRRMYAVEMSERKPDGSLAITFDTDVIVSEAFARRAFGEPPWVGRTFVESDRSRSRVVGVIDRFYKPYINKHSPVSQYASFHPYRLASPYANARFLIRTEPGRAAEVADALPARLWRPDQAREIKAKTISYIHYMYFGPQRLVAGSMAVVNVLLVLVTALGVAGLTSFSVTERTRQIGTRRALGATAGTIVRYFLVETSLVTSTGLVLGAMFAVVLNMAVLSLIEGQAKLDFAFLALSMVLLWVVGLVSAISPAMRGARISPAVATRNI from the coding sequence ATGGATATCGATGTCGGCCCCATTTTTCGTGCGATGCTCCGGCACAAGGTCAAATTTGGCCTCATCGTGGTGGAGATTGCCTTGACCGTGGCCATCATGGCCAACAGCGCGTCGATGATCCTGCAGGCGCGCCGTGACCTGCGGATCCCCTCGGGCTTCGACGACGAGAATCTCGTCTCGGTCGTCGGGCGGCCGCTCGATCGAACGCTAACCGACCAAACGCGGATCAACGAGATGCTGCGCGAAGATCGCGAGAAGATTCGCACGATGCCCGGCGTCCGCGCGCTCGTCAACACGTACATGACTCCTTGGAGCTCGTACGGTCTCAATACCAGCTTGGTGCAGGCAGAAGGGGGCTCGGGGGAGTTCATTCGCGTGCAGATGTATCCGACCGACGAAGGACTGCTCGACACGCTGCAGGTGTCCCTCATCGAAGGACGCATGTTCACCCCGGAGGAAATCGACGAGTCGACCCGGCGCATGTACGCCGTGGAGATGAGTGAGCGCAAACCCGACGGCAGTCTCGCCATCACCTTCGACACCGACGTCATCGTCTCGGAGGCCTTTGCCCGGCGCGCGTTCGGCGAGCCGCCTTGGGTTGGGAGGACCTTCGTCGAAAGCGACCGGTCACGCTCACGTGTCGTGGGCGTAATCGATCGCTTTTACAAGCCGTACATCAACAAACACTCGCCCGTTTCCCAGTATGCTTCCTTCCATCCCTATCGCCTGGCGAGCCCGTACGCGAATGCTCGATTTCTGATTCGAACGGAGCCGGGGCGCGCGGCCGAGGTGGCGGATGCGCTTCCCGCGCGATTGTGGCGCCCCGATCAGGCCCGTGAAATCAAGGCCAAGACGATCTCGTATATCCATTATATGTATTTTGGTCCGCAGCGGCTGGTGGCCGGATCCATGGCCGTCGTGAACGTGCTCCTCGTGCTCGTGACCGCCCTCGGGGTGGCCGGGCTCACCTCGTTCTCGGTGACGGAGCGCACGCGCCAGATTGGTACGCGGCGCGCCCTGGGGGCCACGGCGGGGACCATCGTGCGGTACTTCTTGGTCGAGACATCGCTCGTCACGAGCACGGGCCTCGTCCTTGGCGCCATGTTCGCGGTGGTCCTGAACATGGCGGTGCTTTCGCTGATCGAAGGTCAAGCGAAACTCGATTTCGCGTTCCTGGCACTCAGCATGGTCCTGCTTTGGGTCGTAGGGCTCGTTTCCGCGATTTCGCCGGCCATGCGCGGCGCGCGGATTTCTCCGGCTGTGGCAACGCGGAATATTTAG